The proteins below are encoded in one region of Fibrella aestuarina BUZ 2:
- a CDS encoding lipopolysaccharide biosynthesis protein: MSSIQKQTIQGTAFSYVGIVIGFLTTGLLLPNLLGKDQNGLIQLLSSLAIILTQFANLGINGAGGRYFPYFRNYERGHGGFLLLAVGTSLLGFLGCAVALWVFRPWVIAENQAKSALFVQHYYLLLPLTFFTLFFNLFDTYARLLYDSVTGTFLKDVGQRVFFLLAVLAHWFGWIDFYTMLWGWLGSYLIPLGLMIASVVRNGHFTLNPTYLNLPPGLAVSLYRYAGLTLFAGLSSQVILHIDKALVNNSLGLSSTGVYGTAANFGSVIAAPAMMLYKVSGVVIADAWKNNDLAKIRSVYAKSCLSQLLIGCLVFVGIAANLPSVFRFLPKGYEAGYYVILWIGLGKLFDMATGVNGTILNTSRFYVWDSLFNLLMVVLTIVLTPMLIRQYGLNGAAIGAALTTGLFNLSRTLFVWYKFGLQPFTWRNAAVIGVGGLVWLIAAWPAYPTGTLVAVILDVTLRSVGIVAAYVGLIFALRIYPDLNGMLAQGVARFRR; the protein is encoded by the coding sequence ATGAGTTCCATCCAAAAACAAACCATTCAGGGAACGGCCTTTTCGTATGTTGGTATTGTCATCGGCTTTCTGACAACGGGCTTGCTGTTGCCTAACCTGTTGGGCAAAGATCAGAACGGGCTTATTCAGCTTCTGAGCAGCCTGGCGATCATCCTGACGCAGTTTGCTAACCTGGGCATCAACGGGGCGGGCGGGCGCTATTTCCCCTATTTCCGTAACTACGAGCGCGGGCATGGCGGCTTTCTGCTGTTGGCCGTGGGTACGTCGCTGCTGGGCTTTCTGGGCTGTGCTGTGGCGCTGTGGGTCTTCCGGCCCTGGGTTATCGCCGAAAATCAGGCCAAGTCGGCCTTGTTTGTGCAGCACTACTACCTGCTGCTGCCGCTCACATTTTTTACGCTCTTTTTCAACCTGTTCGACACCTATGCCCGCCTGCTTTACGACAGCGTGACGGGTACGTTCCTGAAAGACGTAGGGCAACGGGTGTTTTTCCTGTTGGCGGTGCTGGCGCACTGGTTTGGCTGGATCGACTTCTACACCATGCTGTGGGGCTGGCTCGGGTCGTACCTGATTCCGCTGGGACTGATGATCGCCAGTGTCGTGCGCAACGGCCATTTTACGCTCAACCCAACGTACCTGAACCTGCCGCCGGGGCTGGCCGTTTCGCTGTATCGCTACGCCGGCCTGACGCTCTTTGCGGGGTTGTCGTCGCAGGTGATCCTGCACATCGACAAGGCGCTGGTTAACAATTCGCTGGGGCTGAGTAGCACGGGCGTGTATGGCACGGCGGCCAACTTCGGATCGGTCATTGCTGCCCCGGCCATGATGCTCTATAAAGTGTCTGGTGTGGTGATTGCCGATGCTTGGAAAAACAACGATCTGGCCAAAATCCGGAGCGTGTACGCCAAAAGCTGCCTCAGCCAACTGTTGATCGGCTGTCTGGTGTTTGTGGGAATCGCGGCCAATCTGCCGAGTGTATTTCGTTTTCTACCCAAAGGCTACGAGGCCGGGTATTATGTCATTCTCTGGATCGGCCTGGGTAAGTTGTTCGACATGGCAACGGGCGTCAACGGGACCATCCTGAACACCTCCCGTTTTTACGTCTGGGATTCGCTCTTCAACCTGCTGATGGTGGTGCTAACCATTGTGCTGACGCCCATGCTCATCCGGCAATACGGGCTCAACGGCGCGGCGATTGGCGCGGCGCTCACGACGGGTCTGTTCAACCTGTCGCGGACCCTGTTTGTGTGGTATAAGTTTGGATTGCAGCCGTTTACCTGGCGCAATGCGGCCGTTATCGGTGTCGGTGGCCTGGTGTGGCTGATCGCTGCCTGGCCCGCCTACCCGACAGGTACGTTGGTAGCCGTCATCCTCGATGTGACCCTGCGATCGGTGGGCATTGTGGCGGCTTACGTGGGCCTTATCTTCGCGCTCCGAATCTACCCCGATCTGAACGGGATGCTGGCTCAGGGAGTGGCAAGGTTTCGTCGCTAA
- a CDS encoding ABC transporter permease — translation MIGSYIKTATRNLLRNKLFSTINIVGLSISMSVGLLLIAFVLDLRSYDRFHQNGERIYRVTSVLSANKQQSRSGDTYASASLKAGKLIRERVTGIDRHAGAEVTIMHDFAQDANVGGQTLPIKGYWAESSLFKVFTFPLLEGNPDRALRDPYSIVLTQTAARKLFGDEPALGKTVKIDTLDYQVTGVMNDVPFFSHIDFEALVSLSTFEQLNRNDPTFDSWTNIGLTYVYALLPENANLMAIQAQLDAIAREENRADKSALIHLELLPLYDIVVGNELRDMRGAVRRHMPPAMLWLLSGLALVVILSACFNYTNLSIARAMRRFKEIGLRKAIGAGRGQIGQQFLAEAILVSLVALLLSFVIFLLMRPQLINLAPEMQRTVKLELTLTMVIAFIVFSVTVGIMAGFVPALFLSNIGAVQAFRNSSLANGSKRLTLRRALVVVQYTVTLIFITATAIGYVQYKNILAFDLGFNTANVLNINMQGNPPEALLKELSEVPEVTALSRSLIITSVGNAWGGYMTYDDSRDSALVLTNNVDENYLALHDYKLIAGSNFKARPTTAAAATEVIVNQQVLKRFHIGGNDPEKAIGKSVTFRNRQGARRMTIIGVMKDFHYGKVDNLIEPVAFMFWTPGDRAILNVKLQSTDMLATMAKIESIWKTIDRVHPFQAKFYDQEIEEAYSDLSTLIKIIGFLSLLAISIASMGLFGMVVFTTETRLREVSIRKVMGASTASVVYLLSRNFLVLLSLSALVALPVTYLFFERIVLTRFPYHTPVRLAELVVGLAAVVLIACVLIGSQTVKAARSNPAEILKGD, via the coding sequence ATGATTGGGAGCTACATCAAAACCGCGACACGCAACTTGCTGCGCAACAAGCTGTTCTCGACCATCAACATTGTGGGCCTGTCCATCAGCATGTCCGTGGGATTATTGCTGATTGCGTTTGTGCTCGACCTGCGTTCGTACGACAGGTTTCACCAGAACGGCGAGCGGATTTACCGCGTCACCAGCGTGCTGTCGGCCAATAAGCAGCAAAGCCGGTCGGGCGATACGTATGCGTCTGCCTCCTTAAAGGCCGGCAAGCTGATCCGGGAGCGCGTGACGGGTATCGACCGGCATGCCGGTGCGGAGGTGACCATTATGCACGACTTTGCGCAGGATGCGAACGTGGGCGGCCAGACGCTTCCCATCAAAGGCTACTGGGCGGAATCGTCGCTGTTCAAGGTGTTCACCTTCCCGCTGCTGGAAGGCAATCCCGACCGGGCCCTGCGCGATCCGTACTCGATCGTGCTCACCCAGACGGCCGCCCGGAAGCTCTTTGGCGATGAACCTGCCCTTGGCAAGACGGTCAAGATCGACACTCTTGACTACCAGGTGACCGGCGTGATGAACGACGTGCCGTTTTTTTCGCACATCGATTTTGAAGCGCTGGTCTCGCTATCGACGTTCGAGCAACTAAACCGGAACGACCCGACGTTCGACAGCTGGACTAACATTGGGTTGACGTACGTGTATGCCCTGCTGCCGGAAAACGCTAACCTCATGGCTATTCAGGCGCAGCTCGATGCCATAGCCAGGGAGGAAAACCGCGCCGACAAAAGCGCGTTGATTCACCTCGAACTGCTTCCCCTGTATGACATCGTGGTGGGTAATGAACTCCGGGATATGCGGGGGGCGGTGCGCCGTCATATGCCGCCGGCCATGCTCTGGCTGTTGAGTGGGCTGGCGCTCGTCGTGATCCTGTCGGCCTGTTTCAACTACACCAACCTCTCCATAGCCCGGGCCATGCGGCGCTTTAAAGAAATAGGCCTCCGCAAAGCGATTGGAGCCGGGCGGGGGCAGATCGGGCAGCAGTTTCTGGCCGAGGCAATCCTGGTCTCGCTCGTAGCCCTGCTACTTTCGTTCGTCATCTTTCTCCTAATGCGGCCGCAGCTGATCAACCTGGCCCCGGAGATGCAGCGCACGGTGAAGCTCGAACTCACCCTGACGATGGTCATTGCCTTCATCGTCTTTTCGGTGACGGTCGGTATTATGGCCGGGTTCGTACCCGCCCTGTTCCTGTCAAACATAGGCGCCGTTCAGGCGTTCCGGAATAGCTCGTTGGCCAACGGATCCAAACGCCTAACTCTCCGGCGCGCGCTGGTGGTGGTTCAATACACGGTCACCCTGATCTTCATCACCGCCACAGCCATCGGCTATGTGCAGTACAAAAATATATTGGCGTTTGATCTGGGGTTCAATACGGCAAACGTGCTGAATATCAATATGCAGGGTAACCCGCCGGAGGCGTTGCTCAAGGAACTGAGCGAGGTGCCGGAAGTGACCGCACTGTCCCGGTCGCTGATCATCACCAGCGTTGGCAATGCCTGGGGCGGATATATGACCTACGACGATTCGCGCGACTCGGCCCTGGTGCTGACCAATAACGTCGACGAAAACTACCTGGCGTTGCATGACTACAAACTCATTGCCGGTAGCAATTTCAAAGCGCGACCCACCACAGCTGCTGCGGCTACTGAAGTGATCGTGAACCAGCAGGTGCTGAAACGATTCCACATTGGTGGCAACGACCCCGAGAAGGCCATCGGGAAATCGGTTACGTTCCGAAATAGGCAGGGCGCCCGCAGGATGACTATTATTGGTGTCATGAAGGATTTTCACTACGGCAAGGTCGATAACCTCATCGAGCCGGTCGCCTTCATGTTCTGGACGCCCGGCGACAGGGCCATCCTCAATGTCAAGCTGCAAAGCACCGACATGCTGGCAACTATGGCCAAGATCGAGTCGATCTGGAAGACGATCGATCGGGTTCATCCGTTCCAGGCGAAATTCTATGATCAGGAGATTGAGGAGGCCTACAGCGACTTGTCGACCCTGATCAAGATTATCGGCTTTCTGTCGCTGCTTGCCATTTCGATTGCGTCGATGGGGTTGTTCGGCATGGTCGTTTTCACCACCGAAACCCGATTACGGGAAGTCAGTATCCGCAAGGTGATGGGGGCCAGCACGGCCAGCGTAGTGTACCTGCTAAGTCGGAATTTCCTGGTGCTGCTATCGCTGTCGGCGCTTGTGGCGCTACCCGTAACGTACCTGTTCTTCGAACGAATCGTGCTCACCCGCTTCCCGTATCATACGCCGGTGCGGCTCGCCGAATTGGTGGTGGGTCTGGCGGCGGTGGTGCTGATCGCCTGTGTCCTGATTGGCTCGCAGACGGTGAAGGCCGCCCGGAGCAACCCGGCCGAAATTCTGAAAGGCGACTAG
- a CDS encoding GNAT family N-acetyltransferase, whose product MHCRVAKPADMRLYFEWANDPATRRQSFQSAPIPLATHEAWFARKVIDPNALLLVFETDENVPVGQVRFEKQPDGEVIIGVSVDAAFRGKGLAAALLNEACNVCWQQWGNVPITAYIKPDNQASMRAFQRAGFQDDLGWAGAEGKIRLVKQ is encoded by the coding sequence ATGCACTGCCGAGTAGCCAAGCCCGCCGACATGCGGCTGTATTTTGAGTGGGCCAACGACCCCGCCACCCGTCGGCAATCGTTTCAGTCGGCACCCATACCGCTGGCCACGCACGAAGCCTGGTTTGCCCGGAAAGTTATCGACCCTAATGCGCTCTTGCTGGTGTTTGAAACCGACGAGAACGTACCTGTCGGACAGGTACGTTTCGAAAAACAACCGGATGGCGAAGTAATTATTGGCGTGTCGGTCGACGCGGCGTTCCGGGGGAAGGGACTCGCGGCTGCGCTGCTGAACGAGGCCTGTAACGTATGCTGGCAGCAGTGGGGTAATGTACCCATCACCGCCTACATCAAACCTGATAATCAGGCATCGATGCGGGCTTTCCAGCGTGCGGGCTTTCAAGATGACTTGGGTTGGGCGGGCGCTGAAGGTAAAATACGTTTAGTGAAGCAATAG
- the pseG gene encoding UDP-2,4-diacetamido-2,4,6-trideoxy-beta-L-altropyranose hydrolase: MKRILFRADGSAQTGMGHIMRSLALADMLGEAEATPFDHRFAIANPSDSTRKLLTKLHIPLLELASNELDELLTHVTDEDVVVLDGYQYDEAFQRAVRDKAHKLVFIDDLMQGHQVADVVINHAGDVTPADYQTEPYTQLLLGAGYALVNPAFKQKAQPKDGEHKAFVNMGGADPHNVSRTIAELLIDQNPNLRVTVALGAANPHADTFADLPKDRLSLLHNLSAKQMARAIGGSGLNVVSASTIAYEVATVSRPMVVVQTADNQKRMVSFMRDRHLVLGTLSLPIDADALQMAVQKARMTPTVFKQRLVFDGKTADRYRQVFTQLCTAE; this comes from the coding sequence ATGAAGAGAATTCTCTTTCGCGCCGACGGCTCGGCTCAAACCGGTATGGGGCACATCATGCGCAGCCTGGCGCTTGCCGACATGCTGGGCGAGGCAGAGGCTACCCCGTTTGACCACCGATTCGCCATTGCCAACCCGTCGGATTCGACGCGAAAGCTGCTGACCAAACTGCACATACCGCTCCTGGAACTGGCCAGCAATGAACTCGATGAGCTGCTGACGCACGTAACCGACGAGGACGTAGTAGTGCTCGATGGCTATCAGTATGACGAGGCGTTTCAGCGGGCCGTTCGCGACAAGGCGCATAAATTGGTCTTTATCGATGATCTCATGCAGGGGCATCAGGTAGCCGACGTGGTCATCAACCACGCGGGCGACGTTACCCCCGCCGATTACCAGACTGAACCGTATACCCAATTGCTGCTGGGCGCCGGCTACGCGCTGGTAAACCCGGCTTTCAAACAGAAAGCGCAACCCAAAGACGGCGAGCACAAGGCATTTGTCAACATGGGCGGTGCCGATCCGCACAACGTCAGCCGAACCATTGCCGAATTGCTGATCGATCAAAACCCGAACCTGCGCGTTACGGTGGCGCTCGGTGCGGCCAACCCTCATGCCGATACCTTCGCCGATTTACCCAAAGACCGGCTGAGCCTGTTGCACAACCTCTCGGCCAAGCAGATGGCTCGGGCCATTGGCGGCAGCGGGCTGAATGTGGTATCGGCCAGCACGATTGCTTACGAAGTGGCTACTGTGAGTCGCCCGATGGTGGTGGTGCAGACGGCCGATAATCAGAAACGGATGGTGTCGTTTATGCGCGACCGGCACCTGGTGCTGGGTACGTTGTCACTACCGATCGATGCCGACGCGTTGCAGATGGCCGTTCAAAAAGCCCGCATGACCCCCACCGTATTCAAACAGCGCCTCGTTTTCGACGGAAAAACCGCCGACCGCTACCGGCAGGTCTTCACGCAGCTATGCACTGCCGAGTAG
- the pseF gene encoding pseudaminic acid cytidylyltransferase produces the protein MPNLCIIPARGGSKRIPRKNIRPFLGSPIIAYSIRAAQESGLFDEVMVSTDDAEIAQMALMYGAAVPFARSAETATDHATTGAVLTEVLQTYAQHGHTFERACCLYPTAPFVTPDRLREAFGKLETGDFDAVFPVVRYSFPVQRSVIMQGDRLAWLYPEFAQTRSQDLQPIYHDAGQFYWFNVPRFLETGQLLGANTSGLEIPELETQDIDTLTDWQLAELKIRILYQGNETA, from the coding sequence ATGCCCAACCTCTGTATCATACCCGCCCGTGGCGGCAGCAAGCGCATTCCGCGCAAAAATATCCGGCCCTTCCTGGGTTCGCCCATCATCGCGTATTCCATCCGGGCGGCGCAGGAGTCGGGCCTGTTTGATGAGGTGATGGTGTCGACCGACGATGCCGAAATTGCGCAGATGGCGCTGATGTACGGCGCAGCGGTGCCCTTTGCCCGCTCGGCCGAAACCGCCACCGACCACGCCACTACCGGGGCCGTGCTCACCGAGGTGTTACAGACCTACGCGCAGCACGGGCATACGTTCGAACGTGCCTGCTGCCTGTATCCGACGGCTCCCTTCGTGACGCCCGATCGGCTGCGCGAGGCGTTCGGCAAACTGGAAACGGGCGATTTTGACGCCGTTTTTCCGGTGGTTCGCTATAGCTTTCCGGTTCAGCGCTCCGTGATCATGCAGGGCGACCGGCTGGCGTGGCTCTACCCCGAATTTGCCCAGACCCGCTCGCAGGATCTGCAACCCATTTACCACGATGCCGGGCAGTTTTACTGGTTCAACGTGCCCCGCTTTCTGGAAACCGGCCAACTGCTGGGGGCCAACACCAGCGGTCTGGAAATCCCCGAACTGGAAACGCAGGACATCGATACGCTCACCGACTGGCAACTGGCCGAACTGAAAATACGGATTCTGTATCAGGGTAACGAAACCGCCTGA
- a CDS encoding tail fiber domain-containing protein gives MRYPLFITLLLLAIRPIAFAQEPAVGRWTNTGDETRITLPTSETGRVVITKDNPCASGYNELLRMQVATSPREYIGFRNGTTGSMLVPVLLSYTENNAGSAMVLASVTNPVNDLNSNSPMILFDTRTQTDNTLKTGAGALLSRPLFSWRNYTTVHMQMAANGNLGLGTQRPQAQLHTTGTVRFGGIPTGSGVAFLMTDGEGNLMRHTLPSSTSISSFSSSVGSNNLLKYNGDGVLVNSQLVDNGVGIGLGGVPSANAKLTLYGAMNLMSDARSKTNVVRMTNALQKVNALNGYYYDWKNGSGGREVGFLAQEVEQVLPEVVSENADGVKFLNYDGVLPLLTEAIKEQQALIKSQGALIEQLRREVDALKRKR, from the coding sequence ATGCGCTATCCTCTATTCATCACACTATTGTTGCTGGCTATTCGGCCTATTGCTTTCGCTCAGGAACCTGCCGTTGGTCGATGGACGAACACCGGCGACGAAACGCGGATCACCCTACCGACGAGTGAGACTGGCCGGGTCGTCATTACAAAGGATAATCCGTGTGCGTCTGGCTACAACGAGCTCCTGCGCATGCAGGTGGCAACCTCGCCACGCGAATACATTGGCTTCCGGAATGGCACCACAGGCAGCATGCTGGTGCCGGTATTGCTGTCGTACACGGAAAACAACGCGGGCTCGGCCATGGTGCTGGCCAGCGTGACTAACCCGGTCAACGATCTCAACAGCAACTCGCCAATGATCCTATTCGACACGCGCACGCAGACCGACAATACGTTGAAAACAGGGGCCGGAGCCCTGCTAAGCCGCCCGTTGTTTTCGTGGCGGAACTACACCACTGTGCACATGCAGATGGCGGCCAACGGCAATTTAGGGTTAGGCACACAACGCCCGCAGGCGCAGTTGCACACCACCGGAACAGTGCGGTTTGGTGGTATACCTACTGGCTCGGGGGTGGCGTTTCTTATGACCGATGGCGAAGGCAACCTGATGCGCCATACGCTACCCAGCAGTACATCGATCTCCTCGTTCAGTTCGTCGGTGGGGAGTAACAACCTGCTCAAATACAACGGCGATGGTGTATTGGTCAACAGCCAACTGGTCGATAACGGGGTGGGCATCGGGCTGGGCGGTGTGCCATCGGCCAATGCAAAGCTGACTCTGTACGGGGCGATGAACCTCATGTCGGATGCCCGTTCCAAAACCAACGTAGTGCGGATGACGAATGCGCTGCAAAAAGTAAACGCGCTGAATGGCTATTACTACGACTGGAAAAATGGGTCGGGGGGCCGGGAGGTGGGCTTTCTGGCGCAGGAAGTCGAGCAGGTGTTGCCCGAAGTCGTATCGGAAAATGCGGACGGCGTCAAGTTCCTGAATTACGACGGCGTACTACCCCTGCTGACCGAGGCTATTAAAGAGCAACAGGCGCTTATCAAATCGCAGGGCGCTCTGATCGAGCAACTTCGCCGGGAAGTTGATGCCCTCAAGCGGAAGCGGTAA
- a CDS encoding glycosyltransferase family 4 protein, translating to MRVVHLNTYHTTGGAAVAAGRLNRALNRFGVDSTLLVQEATYPDANVDALATSFLAQKMAFARFGAERLAFLPYEKDKSVRFQFSPAVTGVDLTFNSVIRQADVLHLHWVNFGFFSVEGLGSLMRLDKPVVWTMHDMWAFTGGCHHSGTCENYQRSCGNCVPFLRRPGPNDLSHSVWQRKQKAYEAAHLVPVGCSEWLANRARKSGLFRPFSVLTIPNPIDTELFRPIDKAAARQALGLPTNRRLILFAAAKVSTVGKGFRYFEQALHQLHAQLENPREVELLIFGAGDKGLLHELPFQYHFLGPLSDMQQISYAYNAADMFVIPSLAENLPNTIMEAMACGTPAVGFTVGGIPEMIQHRESGYLAQYKSADDLSAGMQWLLDLPPNDYAAIAHAARQHVLAHYDEAIVAEQYASLYESLVGGRDLPLL from the coding sequence ATGCGCGTCGTTCATCTGAATACATACCATACCACGGGCGGCGCGGCCGTAGCGGCGGGGCGACTCAACCGGGCCCTGAACCGGTTTGGCGTCGATAGTACGCTGCTGGTGCAAGAAGCCACGTACCCAGACGCCAACGTCGACGCGCTGGCGACCAGTTTTCTGGCGCAGAAGATGGCCTTTGCCCGCTTTGGGGCCGAGCGGCTGGCGTTTCTGCCCTACGAGAAAGACAAATCGGTGCGGTTTCAATTCTCGCCGGCCGTGACGGGCGTCGACCTGACGTTCAACTCCGTGATCCGGCAGGCCGATGTGTTGCACCTGCACTGGGTCAACTTTGGGTTTTTCTCGGTCGAAGGGCTGGGTAGCCTGATGCGCCTGGACAAGCCCGTTGTCTGGACCATGCACGACATGTGGGCCTTCACGGGTGGCTGCCACCACAGCGGGACCTGCGAGAACTACCAGCGGTCGTGCGGCAATTGTGTCCCGTTCCTGCGTCGGCCCGGCCCCAACGACCTGAGCCACTCGGTTTGGCAGCGTAAGCAAAAGGCCTACGAAGCCGCTCACCTGGTGCCGGTCGGTTGCAGCGAATGGCTCGCCAACCGCGCCCGTAAAAGCGGGCTATTTCGGCCGTTTTCGGTATTGACTATTCCCAATCCAATCGATACGGAGCTTTTTCGGCCGATCGACAAGGCGGCGGCGCGGCAGGCACTGGGTTTGCCTACCAACCGGCGGCTGATTCTGTTTGCAGCGGCGAAAGTGAGCACCGTCGGGAAAGGGTTTCGGTATTTCGAACAAGCGTTGCACCAACTTCATGCTCAGCTTGAGAACCCCCGCGAGGTCGAACTGCTGATCTTCGGCGCGGGCGATAAGGGCCTGCTGCACGAGTTGCCGTTTCAATACCATTTCCTCGGCCCGCTGTCAGACATGCAGCAGATTAGTTACGCCTATAACGCCGCCGATATGTTCGTGATCCCGTCGCTGGCCGAGAACCTGCCCAACACGATTATGGAGGCTATGGCTTGTGGCACGCCCGCCGTGGGGTTTACGGTAGGCGGTATTCCCGAAATGATCCAGCACCGGGAGTCGGGTTATCTGGCGCAGTACAAATCGGCCGACGACCTGAGCGCGGGCATGCAGTGGCTGCTGGACCTACCACCCAACGACTACGCCGCCATCGCGCACGCCGCCCGGCAGCACGTGCTGGCGCATTATGATGAAGCCATTGTAGCCGAACAATACGCCAGCCTCTACGAATCGTTGGTGGGTGGCCGTGATTTACCGCTTCTGTAG
- a CDS encoding glycosyltransferase family 2 protein gives MISIITITYNAGPFLERTIKSIAGQEGCVLGVDYEYILVDGASPDDTLNIVRRYEGHLSQWISEPDRGLYDAMNKGQALATGEFVWFMNAGDELYDEQTLQALLTYMQRNPACDVYYSDALFVRDDGSPVGLRSEVTPHRLPTELRWQDMALGMKVSHQAFVARRTIAPTYPIDNLSADLDWEIRCLKAARRVGYVPFALCRYLVGGLSVQKHRQSLIDRFKVLTWHFGLLPTLWNHAKIVWRAAVK, from the coding sequence ATGATTTCCATCATCACCATCACCTACAACGCCGGGCCGTTTCTGGAGCGTACCATCAAAAGTATCGCGGGGCAGGAGGGGTGCGTGCTGGGCGTCGATTACGAATACATCCTGGTTGATGGGGCGTCGCCGGACGATACACTCAATATCGTCCGGCGCTACGAAGGCCACCTTTCGCAGTGGATATCCGAGCCCGATCGGGGGCTTTATGACGCGATGAACAAAGGGCAGGCCCTGGCGACGGGGGAGTTTGTCTGGTTCATGAATGCGGGCGACGAACTCTACGACGAGCAGACGCTTCAGGCGCTGTTGACGTATATGCAGCGCAATCCGGCCTGTGACGTCTACTACAGCGATGCCCTGTTTGTTCGCGACGATGGCTCGCCGGTGGGGCTACGTAGCGAGGTAACGCCCCATCGGCTACCCACCGAACTGCGCTGGCAGGATATGGCACTGGGCATGAAGGTGAGCCATCAGGCATTTGTGGCCCGGCGGACCATCGCGCCAACGTACCCAATCGACAACCTCAGCGCCGATCTGGACTGGGAAATCCGCTGCCTGAAAGCGGCCCGCCGGGTTGGGTACGTGCCGTTTGCGTTGTGCCGTTACCTCGTGGGCGGATTGTCGGTGCAGAAGCATCGGCAGTCGCTCATCGACCGGTTCAAGGTGCTGACCTGGCATTTTGGCTTGCTGCCCACCCTCTGGAACCACGCCAAAATTGTGTGGCGGGCAGCCGTGAAATGA
- the pseI gene encoding pseudaminic acid synthase → MIQPIQVAQFTISPQHRPFVIAEMSGNHNQSLDRALALVDAAAAAGAHALKLQTYTPDTITFNGQSDEFFIRDNQSLWADKNLYTLYKEAYTPWEWHGPIFERAKQHGMVAFSSPFDTTAVDFLESLNVPLYKIASFENTDHILLKKVAQTGKPIIMSTGVATVADLAESVKVLRDNGCRDLILLKCTSTYPATPETTNLLTIPHMSALFDVPVGLSDHTMGIGAAVAATALGAVVVEKHFTLRRADGGVDSAFSLEPEELKSLVVESERAFLAMGQVSYTPTPKEQKSLQFKRSLYVVRDMAVGEAFTAENVRSIRPANGLHTRHYDEVLTKTAAQPIKAGTALTWELTN, encoded by the coding sequence ATGATTCAACCCATTCAGGTTGCACAGTTTACCATTTCCCCACAGCACCGGCCGTTTGTGATTGCCGAAATGTCGGGAAACCATAATCAGTCGCTCGACCGGGCCTTGGCGTTGGTCGATGCGGCGGCGGCGGCCGGGGCGCACGCGCTCAAGCTCCAAACCTACACGCCCGATACCATTACCTTCAACGGACAGTCTGACGAGTTTTTCATCCGCGACAATCAATCGCTGTGGGCCGATAAGAACCTCTACACGCTCTATAAAGAGGCCTACACCCCCTGGGAGTGGCACGGGCCTATCTTCGAGCGGGCCAAGCAGCATGGCATGGTGGCGTTCAGTTCGCCGTTTGATACCACCGCCGTCGATTTTCTGGAGTCGCTGAACGTCCCGCTCTACAAGATCGCGTCGTTTGAGAACACCGACCATATTCTGCTGAAGAAAGTGGCCCAGACGGGCAAGCCAATCATCATGAGTACGGGCGTGGCCACGGTGGCCGATCTGGCCGAATCGGTGAAGGTGCTACGCGATAACGGCTGCCGCGACCTGATTCTGCTGAAATGCACGAGCACGTACCCAGCCACGCCCGAAACGACCAACCTGCTCACGATTCCGCACATGAGCGCCCTTTTCGACGTACCTGTGGGCCTTTCCGACCATACGATGGGCATCGGGGCAGCCGTGGCGGCGACGGCGCTGGGCGCGGTGGTGGTTGAAAAACACTTCACCCTGCGCCGCGCTGATGGCGGCGTTGATTCGGCCTTTTCGCTGGAACCGGAGGAGCTGAAAAGTCTGGTCGTGGAGTCGGAGCGGGCGTTTCTGGCGATGGGTCAGGTGAGCTACACACCCACACCGAAGGAGCAAAAAAGCCTGCAATTCAAGCGGTCGTTGTATGTGGTGCGCGACATGGCGGTGGGCGAGGCCTTCACGGCCGAAAACGTGCGGAGCATCCGCCCGGCCAACGGCCTGCACACCCGCCACTACGACGAAGTACTGACCAAAACCGCCGCTCAACCCATCAAGGCGGGCACCGCCCTTACCTGGGAATTGACTAACTGA